The following coding sequences lie in one Mesorhizobium sp. INR15 genomic window:
- the mobA gene encoding molybdenum cofactor guanylyltransferase MobA has product MTSDTIPTVGVVLAGGLARRLGGGDKPMREIGGRTILSRVIERLAPQCDSLILNANGDPERFAAFGLTVIPDTVAEYPGPLAGVLAALDWVAANRADAEWIISIPGDCPFLPRDLVHRLQGARVEQNAQLAVAVSGDQAHPVVGLWSVALRHELRYALVEEDVRKIDRWTERYRLAKVSWPIEPLDPFFNANTPEDIAEAEMLADLVDD; this is encoded by the coding sequence ATGACGAGTGACACCATCCCAACTGTCGGCGTCGTTCTCGCAGGCGGTCTGGCGCGCCGCCTGGGTGGCGGCGACAAACCGATGCGTGAGATCGGCGGACGCACCATCCTCAGCCGCGTGATCGAGCGGCTCGCACCCCAGTGCGACAGTCTGATCCTGAACGCCAATGGTGATCCCGAACGCTTCGCCGCGTTCGGATTGACGGTCATTCCCGACACAGTGGCGGAATATCCCGGGCCTCTTGCGGGAGTGCTTGCGGCACTCGACTGGGTGGCCGCCAACAGGGCCGACGCAGAATGGATTATCAGCATTCCCGGGGATTGCCCGTTTCTGCCGCGCGACCTTGTCCATCGGCTGCAGGGTGCGCGTGTCGAGCAGAACGCCCAACTCGCGGTAGCGGTGTCGGGCGACCAGGCACATCCTGTGGTCGGTTTGTGGAGTGTCGCGTTACGCCATGAACTGCGGTATGCGCTCGTCGAAGAAGACGTACGGAAAATCGACCGCTGGACCGAACGGTATCGGCTCGCCAAAGTGTCTTGGCCGATTGAGCCCTTAGACCCGTTCTTCAATGCGAATACGCCGGAGGATATAGCCGAAGCTGAGATGCTGGCGGATCTGGTTGACGATTAG
- a CDS encoding sulfurtransferase TusA family protein has product MNTMKLDLSGLKCPLPALKTRKALTFIEQGDRLEVHCTDPLSAIDIPNLLNETGDRLESTDRDENGNVFLIIKTSAPVVKRKRP; this is encoded by the coding sequence ATGAACACGATGAAGCTTGATCTGTCGGGCCTGAAATGCCCCTTGCCAGCGCTGAAGACGCGCAAGGCACTTACTTTCATCGAACAGGGCGACAGGCTGGAAGTACATTGCACCGATCCGCTGTCCGCCATCGACATTCCCAACCTTCTGAACGAAACGGGAGATCGCCTCGAAAGCACTGATCGAGACGAGAATGGCAATGTCTTTCTGATCATAAAGACGAGCGCTCCGGTGGTCAAGCGTAAGCGCCCGTGA
- a CDS encoding molybdopterin-binding protein codes for MSRTQPSNGVLTSLEAALAELLDGLVAVAPISVPLEQARGRIAVETTTLVHPLPERNRAAIDGWALRSLDIAGASPYSPVPLMNAPAWVEAGEALADGCDCVLKADLVELIGPIAQAFTDAIPGEGIRRAGEDIAAGRPVVIAGRQLCAADLLAARAAGAKTVAVRSPNVRLIDVAATDGSSLTAEFITELMKAAGACVSVEMAARDARSITETLSVHQCDMVVTVGGTGFGRFDATAEALSLRGALIAHGIALRPGCTAAIGKLGAVAIIALPGAPDQAFAVYHALVQPILDRLTGLTARPTTARPLTRKISSAVGIAEIVLVRQEQSGWLPIGVGDLSLDHLRMADAWLLIAGDSEGHAAGMPVEAFLLRMN; via the coding sequence ATGAGCAGAACCCAGCCTTCGAACGGCGTGCTGACCAGCCTCGAAGCGGCGCTCGCCGAACTGCTCGACGGCTTGGTCGCGGTCGCTCCTATATCAGTGCCGCTTGAGCAGGCGCGCGGTCGCATCGCCGTTGAGACGACAACGCTTGTTCATCCGCTGCCTGAGCGCAACAGGGCCGCCATCGATGGCTGGGCGCTGCGTTCGCTCGATATTGCCGGTGCCTCGCCCTATTCGCCAGTTCCTTTGATGAACGCCCCGGCGTGGGTCGAGGCCGGTGAAGCGCTTGCCGATGGCTGCGACTGCGTCTTGAAAGCCGATCTGGTCGAGTTGATAGGCCCAATCGCACAAGCCTTTACGGATGCGATTCCCGGCGAGGGCATCCGTCGAGCCGGAGAGGATATTGCCGCCGGCCGACCTGTCGTCATCGCCGGCCGCCAACTGTGCGCCGCTGATCTTCTGGCCGCTCGCGCCGCTGGGGCCAAGACGGTTGCCGTTCGTTCGCCAAATGTCCGCCTGATCGACGTGGCGGCGACCGATGGCAGTTCGCTGACGGCCGAGTTCATCACCGAACTGATGAAAGCCGCGGGCGCATGCGTTTCGGTCGAGATGGCCGCGCGCGACGCCCGATCCATCACCGAGACACTGAGCGTCCACCAATGCGACATGGTCGTCACCGTCGGCGGTACCGGCTTCGGTCGTTTCGATGCCACCGCCGAGGCCTTGTCGTTACGCGGTGCATTGATCGCACACGGCATTGCCCTTCGACCAGGCTGCACCGCGGCAATCGGAAAACTGGGAGCCGTTGCGATCATAGCGCTGCCCGGCGCGCCCGATCAGGCCTTCGCAGTCTATCACGCGCTGGTGCAGCCGATACTCGATCGTCTGACTGGCCTCACAGCTAGGCCCACCACCGCGCGGCCGCTGACGCGCAAGATATCCTCGGCTGTCGGTATTGCCGAGATCGTGCTGGTCCGACAGGAGCAATCCGGCTGGCTGCCGATTGGCGTCGGCGACCTGTCGCTGGACCATCTTCGTATGGCCGATGCCTGGCTTCTCATTGCGGGCGACAGCGAAGGCCATGCCGCGGGAATGCCGGTCGAAGCCTTTCTGCTGCGCATGAACTGA
- a CDS encoding formate dehydrogenase accessory sulfurtransferase FdhD: MHPVKVSPKLAVVMPDPAAPRLTERVSGIDHTGAVVEINVPAERALTLYLNAQEIVTMMTINDYPEYLALGYLLNQNMLKPDDVVTEVDYDDDLQVVVVRTERNTNYEQKLKKRTLTSGCAQGTAFGDLMEALEEIDLPAAELRTSWLYQMTRSINTTPSLYLEAGAIHGCVLCREGTPICYMEDVGRHNAVDKIAGWMYRNDVDPADKILYTTGRLTSEMTIKTVRMGIPILVSRSGFTAWGVALAREVGLTLVGRARGKRFTALSGEKRIVFDQDLELVDEEPSRHRRKGGDNDE, encoded by the coding sequence ATGCATCCTGTCAAAGTGAGTCCCAAATTGGCTGTCGTTATGCCGGATCCGGCCGCGCCGCGCCTTACCGAGAGGGTGAGCGGCATCGATCACACTGGCGCGGTTGTCGAAATCAATGTTCCTGCCGAGAGGGCGCTTACGCTTTATCTCAATGCACAGGAAATCGTCACCATGATGACGATCAACGACTATCCCGAATATCTGGCTCTCGGCTACCTGCTCAACCAGAACATGCTCAAGCCCGACGACGTTGTCACGGAGGTCGACTACGATGATGACCTTCAGGTCGTTGTCGTGCGCACCGAGCGTAACACCAATTACGAGCAGAAGCTGAAAAAGAGAACGCTGACCTCTGGCTGCGCGCAAGGCACGGCCTTTGGCGATCTCATGGAAGCGCTCGAAGAAATTGACCTGCCCGCAGCTGAACTGCGGACCTCCTGGCTCTATCAGATGACCCGTAGCATCAACACCACGCCCTCGCTTTACCTTGAGGCCGGCGCGATCCACGGCTGCGTGCTTTGCAGGGAAGGAACCCCAATCTGTTACATGGAGGATGTCGGCCGTCATAACGCGGTCGACAAGATCGCTGGCTGGATGTACCGCAACGACGTCGATCCGGCAGACAAGATCCTCTACACTACTGGTCGACTCACTTCCGAAATGACCATCAAGACGGTGCGCATGGGCATCCCCATACTCGTCTCGCGGTCCGGTTTCACCGCCTGGGGAGTGGCGCTTGCACGGGAGGTCGGCTTGACCTTGGTCGGACGGGCGCGGGGCAAACGGTTCACCGCGCTTTCCGGCGAAAAGAGGATCGTGTTCGACCAGGATCTTGAGCTGGTTGACGAAGAGCCCTCGCGGCACAGGCGCAAGGGCGGCGACAATGACGAGTGA
- a CDS encoding molybdopterin biosynthesis protein: MTRSLETQASRPNQGVGQDQFLTILSREEAMARFEAALFPRDLLQEECMLADALGLALARDIVAPVDAPPFDRSNVDGFAVRSADVAPASEAVIVRLSLNKEIIACGVAPAESVEVGTATSIATGGPLPRGADAVVMVEHTQPAGDEAIEIRRSASPGQFVSYAGSDIACGEVLLRTGTQVGSREIGMLATCGISRVTVAHKLRVAVLSTGDELVQPGEPLRPASVYDANGAVISAAIAENGGEPLFFGAIADDEARLERAMRDALEASDMLILSGGTSKGAGDLSHRIISRLGKPGIIAHGVALKPGKPLCLAVCDNKPVVILPGFPTSAMFTFHDMIVPVLRRMAGLPPRAETQVTAKIPLRISSELGRTEFVMVSLVEGENGLVAYPTGKGSGAVTSFAQADGFVRIEALADHMPAGSSVEVTLFTPHVRVPDLVIIGSHCTGLDSVLAPLARGGLSARSLAVGSLGGLAAARRGECDLAPIHLLDEKTQTYNATFLSEGLELVPGWRRMQGVIYRPGDTRFEGKSVENALAAALADPTCLMVNRNQGAGTRILIDNLLGPARPDGYWNQPRSHNAVAAAVVQKRADWGITIEPVARAAGLGFIALTEEHYDFVLVSTRKSRPAVQAFLAALQSPAGRVAIEEAGFRPA, encoded by the coding sequence ATGACCAGATCTCTTGAGACACAAGCTTCGCGCCCGAACCAAGGGGTTGGTCAAGATCAGTTCCTGACCATCTTGTCGCGCGAGGAAGCGATGGCCCGATTTGAAGCGGCGCTGTTTCCGCGCGACCTGCTCCAGGAAGAGTGCATGCTGGCCGACGCGCTAGGCCTGGCGCTCGCACGCGATATCGTGGCGCCTGTCGACGCGCCGCCGTTCGACCGGTCAAATGTCGATGGCTTTGCCGTGCGATCCGCGGACGTCGCGCCCGCGTCGGAAGCAGTCATCGTGCGCCTATCGTTGAATAAGGAAATCATCGCCTGCGGCGTGGCACCCGCGGAGAGCGTGGAGGTTGGTACCGCAACCTCAATCGCGACCGGTGGGCCGCTGCCGCGCGGCGCGGATGCTGTCGTGATGGTTGAACATACCCAGCCTGCGGGAGATGAGGCCATCGAGATTCGGCGCAGTGCTTCGCCTGGCCAATTCGTGTCTTACGCCGGATCGGACATCGCTTGCGGCGAGGTCTTGCTACGCACGGGGACACAGGTCGGCTCGCGGGAAATCGGCATGCTGGCCACTTGCGGCATTTCGCGCGTCACTGTTGCACACAAGCTTCGCGTTGCGGTCCTGTCGACCGGTGACGAACTCGTCCAGCCCGGCGAGCCTTTGCGCCCCGCCTCCGTCTACGACGCCAACGGCGCGGTCATCAGTGCGGCAATCGCGGAAAACGGTGGGGAACCCCTGTTTTTCGGCGCGATTGCGGACGACGAAGCTCGGCTCGAAAGGGCCATGCGTGATGCGCTTGAAGCTTCCGATATGCTGATCTTGTCTGGCGGCACTTCGAAAGGGGCTGGCGATCTCAGCCATCGCATCATCTCCCGCCTCGGTAAGCCGGGTATCATTGCGCATGGCGTAGCGCTGAAACCAGGCAAGCCGCTTTGCCTTGCAGTCTGCGACAACAAGCCCGTCGTTATCCTGCCAGGCTTCCCGACGTCGGCGATGTTTACCTTTCACGACATGATCGTCCCGGTGCTGCGTCGCATGGCCGGCCTGCCACCGAGAGCCGAGACGCAGGTGACGGCCAAAATTCCGCTGCGCATCAGTTCAGAGCTCGGTCGCACCGAATTCGTCATGGTTTCACTTGTCGAGGGGGAAAATGGCCTGGTCGCCTATCCGACGGGCAAAGGCTCAGGCGCGGTCACCTCATTTGCGCAGGCAGACGGGTTCGTGCGCATTGAAGCGCTGGCCGACCACATGCCTGCCGGCTCGTCGGTCGAGGTAACGTTATTTACACCGCATGTGCGGGTGCCTGATCTCGTCATCATAGGCAGTCATTGTACCGGGCTCGACTCGGTGTTGGCGCCGCTCGCGCGCGGGGGGCTGTCCGCCCGATCGCTTGCCGTCGGAAGTCTTGGCGGACTGGCGGCGGCTCGGCGCGGCGAATGCGACCTGGCGCCGATCCATCTGCTCGACGAAAAGACCCAGACCTACAACGCGACGTTTCTGAGCGAGGGGCTCGAACTCGTGCCCGGCTGGCGGCGCATGCAGGGCGTCATCTATCGGCCGGGCGATACGCGCTTCGAGGGCAAGTCCGTCGAAAATGCGCTTGCTGCGGCCCTTGCCGATCCGACCTGCCTGATGGTCAACCGCAATCAAGGTGCCGGGACCCGCATTCTGATCGACAATTTGCTCGGTCCTGCGCGCCCGGACGGTTACTGGAACCAGCCGCGCTCGCACAATGCCGTCGCGGCAGCGGTGGTGCAAAAGCGCGCCGATTGGGGCATCACTATCGAGCCCGTCGCCCGCGCTGCTGGCCTCGGTTTCATTGCGCTGACCGAAGAGCACTATGATTTTGTATTGGTCTCGACGCGCAAGTCGCGGCCTGCCGTGCAGGCATTCCTGGCCGCGTTGCAGTCACCCGCAGGCCGCGTTGCGATCGAAGAGGCGGGTTTCCGCCCGGCCTGA
- a CDS encoding substrate-binding domain-containing protein, which translates to MNRRIFSAFAAALLLAASGVAAVAQDKSIVVASTTSTQDSGLFGYLLPLFKNKTGIDVKVIAQGTGQALDTARRGDADVVFVHAKAQELKFLEEGFGVKRYDVMYNDFVLIGPKSDPAGVKGSKDVTAAFDAIRAKQAPFVSRGDNSGTHIAELKLWKEAGIEIDKAKGEWYRDIGQGMGAALNTAGAMNAYVLSDRGTWLSFKNRDDLEIVVEGDKRLFNQYGVMLVNPKKFATVKSDLGQSFIDYLVSEEGQKAIAGYKIDGQQLFFPNAKHDPS; encoded by the coding sequence TTGAACCGTCGTATCTTTTCCGCATTCGCCGCTGCCCTATTGCTCGCGGCGAGCGGTGTCGCTGCTGTCGCACAGGACAAATCGATCGTGGTCGCATCGACCACATCCACTCAGGATTCCGGCCTGTTTGGCTACCTTCTGCCGCTGTTCAAGAACAAGACGGGCATCGATGTGAAGGTGATCGCGCAGGGTACCGGGCAGGCGCTCGACACGGCACGACGCGGCGATGCTGACGTCGTCTTCGTGCATGCCAAAGCGCAGGAATTGAAATTTCTCGAAGAGGGCTTTGGCGTGAAGCGCTACGACGTGATGTACAATGATTTCGTGCTGATCGGCCCCAAGAGCGATCCGGCCGGCGTCAAGGGGTCCAAGGACGTCACCGCCGCCTTCGACGCGATCCGCGCCAAGCAGGCTCCGTTCGTTTCGCGCGGGGACAACTCCGGCACGCATATCGCCGAATTGAAGCTCTGGAAGGAAGCCGGCATCGAAATCGACAAGGCAAAGGGCGAGTGGTACCGCGATATCGGCCAGGGCATGGGCGCGGCGCTGAACACGGCCGGCGCCATGAATGCCTATGTCCTTTCCGACCGCGGCACATGGCTTTCTTTCAAGAACCGCGACGATCTGGAAATCGTGGTCGAGGGGGATAAGCGGCTGTTCAACCAATATGGCGTCATGCTGGTCAATCCGAAGAAATTTGCGACGGTAAAGTCGGATCTCGGCCAGAGCTTCATCGACTATCTCGTTTCCGAGGAAGGGCAAAAGGCAATCGCCGGATACAAGATTGACGGTCAGCAGCTGTTCTTCCCCAACGCCAAACACGACCCGTCTTGA
- a CDS encoding NAD(P)H-dependent oxidoreductase subunit E has protein sequence MTMQSRRPRDRGPKGRALDDTALREVQDLLLGRERRRDLLIEFLHLIQDRYGCLSAQHLRALAEDMRLSQAEIYEVASFYDHFDIVKEGETPPAPLTIRVCDSISCMLAGAEDLLDGLNAQVDPTAIRVVRAPCMGRCASAPAARIGDREVDHATAEQLSEMARLGDTKVVVPDFTGLEAYRAAGGYQLLQKVRDGELTTGAIIAIMQGASLRGLGGAGFPAGKKWEFVRSYKGPRLMSINGDEGEPGTFKDRVYLERDPHRTLEGALIAAHAVEAGRIYFYMRDEYPAVLQILKSEIAALELAGIAAPGFIELRRGAGAYICGEESAMLESIEGKRGLPRHRPPYIAEVGLFGRPTLNHNVETLWWIRDIVEKGAEWFAGLGKHGHPGARSWSVSGRVKNPGVKLAPAGITVRELIEDYCDGMQDGHSFKAYLPGGASGGILPASMGDIPLDFGGELAKQSAFVGSHAVVVFSDQDSAKAATVNLLKFFRHESCGQCTPCREGTGKMVQLLETDGPLDETGLRDLEMVMRDSSICGLGQAAPNPVNHLLKHFREDI, from the coding sequence ATGACGATGCAATCTCGGCGCCCTCGCGATCGAGGACCTAAGGGGCGTGCTCTTGACGACACCGCACTCCGGGAGGTCCAAGATTTGCTTCTGGGCCGTGAGCGTCGCCGCGATCTCCTGATCGAATTTCTGCATCTGATCCAGGACAGGTACGGGTGTCTGTCGGCGCAGCACCTTCGGGCGCTGGCCGAGGATATGCGTCTGTCCCAGGCCGAAATCTATGAAGTCGCCTCGTTCTACGATCATTTCGATATCGTGAAGGAGGGTGAGACTCCGCCAGCTCCGCTGACGATCCGGGTATGCGACTCGATCAGTTGCATGCTGGCTGGCGCGGAAGACCTTCTCGACGGTCTCAATGCGCAGGTCGATCCGACCGCTATCCGCGTCGTACGTGCGCCCTGCATGGGCCGTTGCGCTTCGGCTCCTGCCGCTCGGATCGGCGACCGCGAGGTCGACCATGCCACAGCCGAGCAACTATCGGAGATGGCTCGTCTCGGTGACACCAAAGTCGTGGTACCGGATTTCACGGGCTTAGAGGCCTATCGAGCGGCCGGCGGTTACCAACTTCTGCAGAAGGTGCGCGACGGAGAGCTTACTACTGGGGCAATCATCGCTATCATGCAGGGCGCCAGCCTCAGGGGACTCGGCGGAGCCGGGTTCCCGGCGGGCAAGAAGTGGGAGTTCGTGCGTTCCTACAAAGGCCCTCGCCTAATGTCGATCAATGGCGACGAGGGCGAGCCAGGCACGTTCAAGGATCGTGTCTACCTCGAACGCGATCCGCATCGCACGCTCGAAGGCGCGCTGATCGCAGCCCATGCGGTGGAAGCCGGGCGGATTTATTTCTACATGCGCGACGAGTATCCGGCGGTCCTTCAAATCCTGAAATCCGAAATCGCCGCGCTGGAGCTGGCCGGCATCGCCGCGCCTGGCTTCATAGAACTTCGACGCGGCGCGGGCGCCTATATCTGCGGCGAGGAAAGCGCGATGCTGGAGAGCATTGAGGGCAAGCGCGGCCTGCCGCGCCACCGTCCGCCCTATATCGCCGAGGTCGGCCTGTTCGGCCGCCCGACCCTCAACCACAATGTCGAGACGCTTTGGTGGATTCGCGACATCGTGGAAAAAGGTGCGGAATGGTTTGCTGGACTGGGCAAGCATGGTCACCCTGGCGCGCGCTCGTGGTCAGTCTCGGGTCGCGTAAAGAACCCGGGTGTCAAACTGGCACCTGCTGGCATCACCGTGCGCGAACTGATCGAAGATTATTGCGACGGTATGCAGGACGGCCATTCTTTCAAGGCTTATCTGCCCGGCGGAGCTTCGGGCGGTATCCTGCCAGCTTCGATGGGCGACATCCCCCTCGATTTCGGGGGAGAACTTGCCAAGCAGAGCGCATTTGTCGGCTCCCACGCCGTGGTGGTGTTCTCGGATCAAGACAGCGCCAAAGCCGCGACCGTGAACCTACTCAAGTTCTTCAGGCATGAAAGCTGCGGCCAGTGCACACCATGCCGCGAGGGGACCGGGAAAATGGTTCAGCTCTTGGAGACGGACGGTCCTCTGGACGAAACCGGACTGCGCGACCTGGAGATGGTGATGCGCGATTCCTCGATCTGCGGCCTAGGTCAGGCGGCGCCGAACCCGGTCAACCATTTGCTGAAGCACTTCCGCGAGGATATTTGA
- the glp gene encoding gephyrin-like molybdotransferase Glp has translation MAQLSDDCFAFGGPLMPVNDTLALLASRLAPLNGQEIVPLGTADGRILARDLVAPLPLPPFTNSAVDGYAIRGADIPVMAGKTFPVTDYVQAGMAARQAIEPGQAIRIFTGALMPDGADTVFMQEDVVVDNAGDAILPPGLRQGSNVRPAGEDIPLGKNVLKAGHRLRPQDVALIAALGMTEVEVARRVKVAIFSTGNEIVAPGSARGEAQLFDSNRFMLSAMASRLGCLVTDLGILGDDRAAIAEVLKAAASTHDLILTSGGVSTGEADHVKASVESVGTLVFWRVAIKPGRPVAMGVIQGIPFIGLPGNPVASFVTFALIARPAIMALAGSPSVPVFPIPVRAAFSYRKKAGRREYVRVNLRHGKAGLPEATKFPREGAGLLSSLVDTDGLVELREETTEIKVGDTVEYISYSSLI, from the coding sequence ATGGCACAACTTTCGGACGATTGCTTCGCGTTTGGCGGCCCGCTGATGCCCGTCAACGACACGCTCGCGCTCCTCGCATCGCGCCTTGCTCCACTGAACGGGCAAGAAATCGTGCCGCTTGGCACAGCCGACGGGCGTATTCTTGCGCGCGACCTGGTGGCGCCACTGCCGCTTCCGCCCTTCACCAATTCGGCAGTCGACGGCTATGCCATTCGTGGTGCCGATATCCCGGTCATGGCCGGCAAAACCTTTCCGGTTACCGACTATGTTCAGGCTGGCATGGCTGCACGTCAGGCCATTGAGCCCGGTCAAGCCATTCGCATCTTCACTGGCGCGCTGATGCCGGACGGCGCCGACACAGTGTTCATGCAGGAGGACGTCGTTGTTGACAACGCGGGGGATGCGATCCTGCCGCCCGGTCTCAGGCAGGGTTCAAATGTGCGCCCCGCCGGTGAGGATATTCCCCTGGGAAAAAATGTGCTGAAGGCAGGTCACCGGCTTCGTCCCCAGGATGTTGCCTTGATTGCGGCATTGGGCATGACCGAGGTCGAGGTGGCCAGGCGCGTAAAGGTGGCTATTTTCTCGACTGGAAATGAAATTGTTGCCCCTGGTTCGGCACGCGGAGAGGCCCAGCTTTTCGATTCCAACCGCTTCATGTTGTCGGCCATGGCTTCGCGTCTTGGCTGCCTCGTCACCGACCTTGGCATTCTCGGTGACGACCGCGCCGCAATCGCCGAGGTCCTGAAGGCGGCGGCCTCGACGCATGATCTCATCCTGACCTCGGGCGGCGTTTCCACAGGAGAGGCCGACCATGTCAAGGCGAGTGTCGAGAGCGTCGGCACGCTTGTCTTCTGGCGCGTGGCCATCAAGCCCGGCCGCCCCGTCGCAATGGGGGTTATCCAGGGCATACCGTTCATCGGCCTCCCGGGAAATCCGGTTGCAAGCTTCGTCACGTTCGCGCTGATCGCTCGGCCTGCCATCATGGCGCTGGCAGGATCACCATCGGTACCAGTGTTTCCGATCCCCGTGCGAGCAGCGTTTTCGTATCGAAAGAAGGCGGGCCGACGCGAATATGTCCGCGTCAATCTGCGCCATGGCAAAGCCGGCTTGCCTGAAGCGACCAAGTTCCCGCGAGAGGGTGCCGGCCTGCTTTCATCGCTTGTCGACACGGATGGCCTGGTCGAACTTCGCGAGGAAACCACCGAAATCAAGGTCGGCGACACAGTGGAGTACATTTCCTATTCGAGCCTGATCTGA